A single Tenacibaculum sp. Bg11-29 DNA region contains:
- the cysS gene encoding cysteine--tRNA ligase, with protein MKLYKENQLKVYNSLSKNKELFKTVNDGYVGMYVCGPTVYSNAHLGNVRTFMFFDVVYRYLLHLGYKVRYVRNITDAGHLENDADEGEDRIAKKARLEEIEPMEVVQRYTVDFHDVLKNYNFLPPSIEPTATGHIVEQIEMIKEIMEKGFAYEVNGSVYFDVLKYNETGNYGILSGRKIEDAIHNTRVLDGQSDKKNPQDFALWKKADERHIMRWPSPWSDGFPGWHLECSVMSTKYLGEKFDIHGGGMDLKFPHHECEIAQSQTCSGVSPVNYWMHTNMLLLNSQKMAKSTGNFILPNEILTGENNVLGKAFSASVVRFFNMQANYRSILDFSGEALEASEKGHTKLMEAVNYLNKIEASKTSTFNINSWKNDCYAAMNDDFNTPVLISYLFEAVKNINQIKEGNASLTAEDLEVFIKTMNAFVFDVLGLMNEKSEGNNSGKLSGVVEMLIEMRKEARENKNWALSDEIRDRLLTLDIQLKDGKDGTSFSIN; from the coding sequence ATGAAATTATACAAAGAAAATCAATTAAAGGTATATAATTCTTTATCAAAAAACAAAGAGCTTTTTAAAACTGTAAACGACGGATATGTAGGTATGTACGTTTGTGGTCCGACAGTATATAGTAATGCCCATTTAGGAAACGTACGTACATTTATGTTCTTTGATGTGGTATATCGTTATTTATTACATTTAGGTTACAAAGTGCGCTATGTACGTAATATTACCGATGCAGGTCATTTAGAAAATGATGCAGATGAAGGAGAAGATAGAATCGCTAAGAAAGCCCGTTTAGAAGAAATTGAGCCAATGGAAGTAGTACAGCGTTATACTGTAGATTTTCATGATGTTTTAAAAAATTACAATTTTTTACCACCTAGTATAGAGCCAACTGCAACAGGCCATATTGTAGAGCAGATTGAAATGATTAAAGAGATCATGGAGAAAGGTTTTGCGTATGAAGTTAATGGATCAGTATATTTTGATGTATTAAAATATAATGAAACTGGTAACTACGGAATTCTTTCTGGTAGAAAAATTGAAGATGCAATTCATAATACACGAGTTTTAGACGGACAGTCAGATAAGAAAAATCCACAAGATTTTGCCCTTTGGAAAAAAGCAGACGAACGCCATATTATGCGTTGGCCTTCTCCTTGGAGCGATGGTTTTCCGGGGTGGCATTTAGAATGTTCAGTAATGAGTACAAAATATTTAGGAGAGAAATTTGATATTCACGGTGGTGGAATGGATTTAAAATTCCCACATCACGAATGTGAAATCGCACAATCTCAAACATGTAGTGGTGTAAGCCCTGTGAATTATTGGATGCATACTAATATGTTGCTGTTAAATAGTCAAAAAATGGCTAAATCAACAGGTAATTTCATTCTTCCAAACGAAATTTTAACAGGAGAAAATAATGTTTTAGGAAAAGCATTTTCAGCAAGTGTAGTTCGTTTTTTTAACATGCAAGCTAATTATAGAAGTATTTTAGATTTTTCTGGAGAAGCTTTAGAAGCTTCAGAAAAAGGACATACAAAACTAATGGAAGCTGTTAATTATTTAAATAAAATTGAAGCAAGCAAAACATCAACCTTTAATATTAATAGTTGGAAAAATGATTGTTATGCGGCAATGAATGATGATTTTAATACACCAGTACTAATTTCATATTTATTCGAAGCTGTAAAAAATATTAATCAAATAAAAGAAGGAAATGCTAGTTTAACTGCTGAAGATTTAGAAGTGTTTATTAAAACAATGAATGCTTTTGTTTTTGATGTTTTAGGATTGATGAATGAAAAATCCGAAGGAAACAATTCAGGTAAACTAAGCGGAGTTGTTGAAATGTTAATTGAAATGCGAAAAGAAGCAAGAGAAAATAAAAATTGGGCATTATCTGATGAAATACGTGACAGGTTATTAACATTAGATATTCAATTAAAGGATGGTAAAGATGGTACAAGTTTTTCTATAAACTAA
- the lgt gene encoding prolipoprotein diacylglyceryl transferase, whose translation MNFLSIVWDLDPEILKIGSFGIRWYSLMFVGAFVLGLHLMKKIYINDKIAVEKLDPLFMYVFISMLVGMRLGDVFFYSWGYYQNHLLEIFLPMKEMADGSWKFTGFTGFASHGAAIGIPIALYFYNKKHLQKSWLFILDRLGIIVALAGFFIRLGNFFNSEIYGKPTGSSFGVVFKRAGETVACHPTQLYEAFSYLTLFFALWYFYWKTDKKNQTGFLFGLFMVVLWSLRFFIEFLKQAQVEGREDWVFNSLNTGQVLSIPLVLIGFWLMFRKTK comes from the coding sequence ATGAATTTTTTATCTATAGTATGGGATTTAGATCCTGAAATCCTGAAAATAGGAAGCTTTGGTATACGTTGGTATAGTTTAATGTTTGTAGGTGCTTTTGTGTTAGGGCTTCATTTAATGAAGAAAATTTATATAAATGATAAAATAGCTGTCGAAAAATTAGACCCTCTATTTATGTACGTATTTATTTCTATGTTAGTAGGAATGCGTTTAGGAGATGTTTTCTTTTATAGTTGGGGTTATTACCAAAATCATTTATTGGAAATATTTTTACCAATGAAAGAAATGGCTGATGGTTCGTGGAAATTTACTGGTTTTACTGGATTTGCAAGTCATGGAGCTGCCATTGGTATTCCGATAGCCTTATATTTTTATAATAAAAAACATTTACAAAAATCTTGGTTGTTTATTTTAGATAGATTAGGAATAATAGTTGCCTTAGCAGGATTCTTTATTCGTTTAGGTAATTTTTTTAATTCTGAAATTTATGGTAAACCTACAGGAAGTAGTTTTGGTGTAGTTTTTAAAAGAGCTGGTGAAACAGTAGCTTGCCATCCAACTCAATTGTATGAAGCATTTAGCTACTTAACATTGTTTTTTGCACTTTGGTATTTTTATTGGAAGACAGATAAAAAAAATCAAACAGGATTTTTATTTGGTTTGTTTATGGTTGTGTTATGGTCGCTACGTTTCTTCATCGAGTTTTTAAAACAAGCGCAAGTTGAAGGAAGAGAAGATTGGGTATTTAATTCATTAAATACTGGGCAAGTATTAAGTATTCCTTTAGTTTTAATCGGTTTTTGGTTAATGTTTAGAAAAACGAAATAA
- a CDS encoding reprolysin-like metallopeptidase, with protein sequence MKNKLFLAMCMASTILFSQNSNFWKQDNSQRSNASKSALEKKLPDKEIYNLDLKGLKKALVKAPKRNFNKKSTLIISFPNSEGRLERYYVSEASVLHPDLAKKFPNIKSYSGTGVDNPLEKIRFSISPKGLQSIRLVADKPAVFIEPYSKDLKKYTIYKRLDKPKDVEGFKCDVKPGDRKSRKGTNTSEKNADDGMLRTYRLAISTTGEYTAYHGGSKAQALAAMNATMTRVNAIYESDFNVTMVLIANTDAVIYTDAATDPYTGSFNSQLQATLTSVIGEANYDIGHLFAKAGNNGNAGCIGCVCVDGNKGSGFTSHTIPAGDAFDVDFVAHEMGHQFGGNHTWTHGGNEGKNVQMEPGSGTTIMGYAGITGATDVQPHSDPYFHAATIAQVTDYIKSTSCQTNTPTGNTTPVANAGSDYTIPKGTSFVLNGVGTDADAADILTYSWEQMDENGASSTYPSTTATSGVAFRSYSPTTNPSRYFPRLETIKSGNTSWKWEAVPSVARVLNFRLSVRDNRVGGGSNNSDDMKVTVNGSAGPFVVNSPNSNVTLSSGVTETVAWSVAGTTGNGINAATVDILLSTDGGDTYPITLASNVTNDGSHNVIIPNVLGTENRIMVKGSNHIFFDISNANFTISSPQSCTAVVPTGLLVGNVSDIGAIASWNEVLGAAYQIEYKKITDSSWSSSNTSGTSFVMANLEATTNYEVRVKAVCSDGNMSDFTSIVDFTTTEVQITYCDAKSTNINDEFIGSVKLNTIDNTSSGQFYSDFTSISTTVARGAVQEITITPTWTGGSYNEGYAVWIDYNKNGSFSDTGELVWSKSQSKDTPVVGNFTVPTTAVLGDTRMRVAMQYDAIPSPCGDLNYGEVEDYTVNITGDAIVDTEVPVLTLLGDSVVSLNIGDAYTDLGASALDNIDGDISGNIVTTGAVDVNAAGTYTLTYNVSDAADNVAVSIIRTVNVNEVFTGCVNGINSYPYAESFDNSFGLWTQSSNDDVNWRRKKGATPSGGTGPTSATDGARYIYVEASVRKTGYPNKKAILNSPCYDLSGLSSATISFQYHMYGADDMGTIALEISEDNGVSWNSIWNQSGNKGNSWLSASISLNDYVEKGVQLRFNRVTGGSWKADIAIDKFEITAVNTASIVSRENEKNEEVIRFSVYPNPVSNQINIIKPVGLKTVNYGIYNSLGQEVKKGKTFNSIDVSDLQSSIYTIIFKEYKSAKSIRFIKK encoded by the coding sequence ATGAAAAACAAGTTATTTTTAGCCATGTGCATGGCTAGTACTATTTTATTTTCTCAAAATAGTAATTTTTGGAAGCAAGACAATTCACAAAGAAGTAATGCTAGTAAATCAGCTTTAGAAAAAAAATTACCAGATAAAGAAATTTATAACCTAGATTTAAAAGGTCTTAAAAAAGCTTTAGTAAAAGCTCCTAAAAGAAATTTTAATAAGAAGTCAACATTAATTATTTCCTTTCCAAATTCAGAAGGAAGGTTAGAACGTTATTATGTTTCTGAAGCCTCTGTATTGCATCCTGATTTGGCAAAAAAATTCCCAAATATCAAATCTTATTCAGGTACAGGTGTTGATAACCCGTTAGAAAAAATTAGATTTAGTATATCTCCAAAAGGATTGCAAAGTATTCGTTTGGTTGCGGATAAACCAGCAGTCTTTATTGAGCCATATTCAAAAGACTTAAAAAAATATACTATATATAAACGATTAGATAAACCTAAAGATGTAGAAGGGTTTAAATGTGATGTAAAACCAGGTGATAGAAAATCTAGAAAAGGTACCAATACTTCTGAAAAAAATGCAGATGACGGAATGTTAAGAACGTATCGTCTTGCAATTTCTACGACAGGTGAATATACAGCGTACCATGGAGGTTCAAAGGCGCAAGCTTTAGCAGCTATGAATGCAACAATGACAAGGGTTAATGCAATATATGAATCTGATTTTAATGTAACAATGGTTCTTATCGCAAATACCGATGCTGTTATTTATACCGATGCAGCAACTGATCCATACACGGGGAGTTTTAACTCTCAATTACAGGCAACTTTAACAAGTGTAATTGGTGAGGCAAATTATGACATAGGTCATTTATTTGCGAAAGCAGGAAACAATGGAAACGCAGGCTGTATAGGTTGTGTTTGTGTTGATGGAAATAAAGGAAGCGGTTTTACTTCACATACTATACCTGCTGGAGATGCCTTTGATGTTGATTTTGTAGCTCACGAAATGGGGCATCAGTTTGGTGGAAACCATACTTGGACCCATGGAGGAAATGAAGGGAAAAATGTACAAATGGAACCTGGTAGTGGAACAACTATTATGGGGTATGCTGGTATTACAGGAGCTACTGACGTACAGCCGCATAGTGACCCGTATTTTCATGCAGCTACGATAGCGCAAGTAACAGATTATATAAAATCGACATCTTGTCAAACAAATACACCAACAGGAAATACAACACCTGTAGCGAATGCAGGGAGTGATTATACGATTCCTAAAGGAACTTCATTTGTGTTGAACGGTGTAGGAACTGATGCGGATGCAGCTGATATATTAACATACTCTTGGGAACAAATGGACGAAAATGGTGCAAGTTCTACATATCCAAGTACTACAGCAACTTCAGGTGTAGCTTTCAGGTCATATTCACCAACAACTAACCCTTCTCGCTATTTCCCTAGGTTGGAAACAATAAAAAGTGGAAATACTTCATGGAAATGGGAAGCAGTGCCAAGTGTAGCACGTGTTTTAAATTTTAGGTTATCAGTTAGAGATAATAGAGTAGGAGGAGGAAGTAATAATAGTGATGATATGAAAGTGACTGTAAATGGAAGTGCAGGTCCTTTTGTTGTAAATTCTCCTAATAGTAATGTAACTTTAAGTAGTGGAGTAACAGAAACAGTTGCGTGGAGTGTTGCAGGTACAACAGGAAATGGGATTAATGCTGCTACGGTAGATATTTTATTATCTACCGATGGTGGAGATACTTATCCAATTACATTAGCTAGTAATGTAACAAATGATGGTTCACATAATGTGATAATTCCTAATGTTTTAGGTACTGAAAATAGAATCATGGTAAAAGGAAGTAATCATATCTTTTTTGATATTTCTAATGCTAATTTTACAATTAGTAGCCCTCAGTCTTGTACGGCTGTTGTGCCTACTGGTTTACTAGTTGGTAATGTGAGTGATATTGGAGCAATAGCTTCTTGGAATGAGGTTTTAGGAGCCGCTTACCAAATAGAATATAAAAAAATAACAGATTCATCTTGGAGCTCTAGTAATACTTCAGGAACAAGTTTTGTTATGGCGAATTTAGAGGCAACTACAAATTATGAAGTAAGAGTGAAAGCGGTATGTAGCGACGGTAATATGTCTGATTTTACGAGTATAGTTGATTTTACAACGACAGAAGTTCAAATAACGTATTGCGACGCAAAAAGTACTAATATAAATGATGAATTTATTGGTAGTGTAAAGTTAAATACTATTGATAATACTTCAAGTGGGCAATTTTACTCAGACTTTACTAGTATATCTACAACTGTTGCTCGAGGAGCGGTACAGGAAATTACGATAACTCCTACATGGACAGGAGGTAGTTATAACGAAGGCTATGCTGTTTGGATAGATTATAATAAGAATGGTAGTTTTAGTGATACAGGAGAATTAGTATGGAGTAAAAGCCAATCAAAAGATACTCCAGTAGTGGGTAACTTCACAGTACCAACAACAGCTGTATTGGGAGATACTCGAATGAGAGTAGCAATGCAATATGATGCAATACCAAGCCCTTGTGGAGATTTAAATTATGGAGAAGTTGAAGATTATACGGTAAATATTACAGGGGATGCAATTGTGGATACAGAAGTACCTGTTTTAACCTTGTTAGGAGATAGTGTTGTAAGCTTAAATATTGGAGATGCCTACACCGATTTAGGTGCTTCAGCATTAGATAATATCGATGGAGATATAAGTGGTAATATTGTTACAACAGGGGCAGTAGATGTAAACGCGGCAGGAACGTATACACTTACTTATAATGTTTCTGATGCAGCAGATAATGTAGCAGTTTCAATAATTAGAACAGTTAATGTAAATGAAGTATTTACTGGGTGTGTTAATGGAATAAATAGCTACCCATATGCAGAATCTTTTGATAATTCTTTTGGTTTATGGACACAATCATCTAATGATGACGTAAATTGGAGAAGAAAAAAAGGAGCTACTCCGTCAGGAGGAACTGGGCCCACATCTGCAACAGATGGAGCACGTTATATTTATGTTGAAGCTTCAGTAAGAAAGACAGGCTACCCTAATAAAAAAGCTATTTTAAACTCACCATGTTATGATTTATCAGGATTAAGTTCGGCGACTATCTCTTTTCAATACCATATGTATGGAGCGGATGATATGGGAACAATTGCTTTAGAAATTAGTGAAGATAATGGAGTAAGTTGGAATTCTATTTGGAATCAGTCAGGGAATAAAGGAAACTCATGGTTGTCGGCTTCAATTAGTTTAAATGATTATGTAGAAAAAGGAGTTCAATTACGTTTTAACCGTGTAACAGGTGGTAGTTGGAAAGCTGATATAGCTATAGATAAATTTGAAATTACTGCAGTAAATACTGCATCAATTGTAAGTAGAGAAAACGAAAAAAACGAAGAAGTTATAAGATTCTCTGTTTATCCTAACCCTGTTAGTAATCAAATTAATATTATTAAGCCTGTAGGTTTAAAAACTGTTAATTATGGTATTTATAATTCTTTAGGACAGGAAGTGAAAAAAGGAAAAACATTCAATAGTATTGATGTGAGTGATTTACAATCTTCTATTTATACAATTATTTTTAAAGAATATAAAAGTGCTAAAAGTATTAGGTTCATTAAAAAATAA
- a CDS encoding GNAT family N-acetyltransferase, translated as MIFQTKRLFVKAIDEVHKNEFTELLTANEIIATIPQKRPSDENVEIKFQQALSFEGNIKVNKKTILGIFEKDKNELIGLAAFLTNNDLDRELGYRFRESYWGKGYATEIAEEMINYSFNILKIEKITADVWVKNIASIKVLSKFLKPVKEFYNENDDCTDKRYELLKKDWI; from the coding sequence ATGATTTTTCAAACAAAACGACTTTTTGTTAAAGCTATCGATGAGGTTCATAAAAATGAATTTACAGAGTTATTAACTGCTAATGAAATTATAGCAACAATACCTCAAAAAAGACCATCAGATGAGAATGTTGAAATAAAATTTCAGCAAGCACTTTCTTTTGAAGGGAATATAAAAGTTAACAAAAAAACGATTTTAGGAATTTTTGAAAAAGATAAAAATGAATTAATAGGTTTAGCAGCTTTTTTAACTAATAATGATTTAGATAGAGAGTTAGGTTATCGTTTTAGAGAATCGTATTGGGGAAAAGGTTATGCAACTGAAATAGCAGAGGAAATGATTAATTATTCTTTTAATATTTTAAAAATAGAGAAAATTACTGCTGATGTGTGGGTAAAAAATATTGCATCTATTAAAGTGCTTAGTAAGTTTTTAAAACCAGTAAAAGAGTTTTATAACGAAAATGATGATTGTACTGATAAGAGGTATGAGTTATTAAAAAAAGACTGGATTTAA
- the yidD gene encoding membrane protein insertion efficiency factor YidD, translated as MKKTLTYPFILLVRFYQTAISPFTPATCRYSPTCSGYTIQALQKHGLFYGGWLAIKRIFSCHPWGGSGYDPVPEKKNK; from the coding sequence TTGAAAAAAACACTAACATATCCATTCATATTATTGGTTCGTTTTTATCAAACAGCAATATCACCATTTACACCAGCCACGTGTAGGTATAGCCCAACATGCTCGGGTTATACAATTCAAGCTTTACAAAAACATGGTTTGTTTTATGGAGGCTGGTTGGCAATAAAAAGAATATTTAGCTGTCACCCATGGGGAGGAAGCGGATATGATCCTGTGCCAGAAAAAAAGAATAAGTAA
- a CDS encoding YqaE/Pmp3 family membrane protein, whose protein sequence is MSLLRVLLAIFFPPLSVLGKGCGSVIIVFLLTLCGWVPGVIAALIILNNPN, encoded by the coding sequence ATGAGTTTATTAAGAGTTTTATTAGCAATTTTCTTTCCACCATTATCCGTTTTAGGAAAAGGATGTGGATCAGTAATAATTGTTTTTTTATTAACCCTTTGTGGTTGGGTTCCTGGTGTTATTGCAGCACTTATAATATTAAATAACCCGAATTAA
- a CDS encoding M14 family metallopeptidase, translating to MKKVFLLLLIFTSIKIVAQQKIDLSYYLPKDVSYNKKIPTPKSVIGHEIGEWHITHDKLVEYMKALAKASDRISIENRGKTYEGKPLLLLTITSSKNQQNLEEIRKQHIKATDNAAIDVSKQPIIVYQGFSIHGNEASGTNSALASAYYLASAEGEKIDELLANTIILFDPSLNPDGLQRFAYWANTNKADNINPDPNDREYHEVWPGGRTNHYWFDMNRDWLPVQLPESKARIASFHKWLPNILTDHHEMGTNSTFFFQPGIPSRTNPLTPQINQDLTREIGAYHAKAFDKIGSIYYSEESFDDFYYGKGSTFPDINGSIGILFEQGSSRGHAQESENGILTFPFTIRNQFTATLSTLEAAKNMRVKILKYQQDFYKNSRNSGENKAIIFGDEKDAVKTYHLAKVLKRHKIKIHELKEDFSSKGKKFKKGYSYVVPMNQKNNRLVKAMFDVRTTFKDSLFYDVSAWTFNHAFGVDFSDNISLSKAGKEVVELKKKEGVIKNRSSVGYLFSWNEYEAPKALNSILVKGLRAKVAMKQFINENESFDYGTIFIPAQNQKLTELELFNFLDKIALENHIQIKGVATGLNDGIDLGSRNFRAIKPQKVAMLVGNGITSYDAGEIWHLLDQRFNMKLTKLDVSYASRINLSKYTTIIVPNSSSIHKNLEGKLKKWVRNGGVLIGYRNAVNWLANKNFINLKFNKTKINKIENISFENKGLQSGAQIIGGAIFEANIDRSHPVSFGYKNDKIALFRNTRQFIQSDVKSYNNPIQYTNNPLLSGYISKENLNELKNTVPFKVERLGGGRVIVFTDNTNFRGFWFGTNKLLMNSIFFGRIM from the coding sequence ATGAAGAAAGTTTTTTTATTATTATTGATTTTTACATCGATAAAAATAGTTGCTCAACAAAAAATAGATTTATCATATTATTTACCAAAAGATGTATCTTATAATAAAAAAATACCAACACCAAAGTCTGTAATAGGCCATGAGATAGGTGAGTGGCATATTACACACGATAAGTTAGTAGAATATATGAAGGCTTTGGCAAAAGCTTCAGATAGGATTTCTATTGAAAATAGGGGTAAAACATATGAAGGAAAACCTTTATTACTGTTAACAATTACTTCATCTAAAAATCAACAAAATTTAGAAGAAATTAGAAAACAACATATAAAAGCAACTGATAATGCTGCTATAGATGTTTCTAAACAGCCTATAATTGTGTATCAAGGGTTTTCTATTCACGGAAATGAAGCAAGTGGAACAAATTCTGCATTAGCATCAGCGTATTATTTAGCATCAGCTGAGGGAGAAAAAATAGATGAGTTATTAGCTAATACGATAATTTTATTTGATCCGTCATTAAATCCAGATGGATTACAGCGTTTCGCATATTGGGCAAATACAAATAAAGCAGATAATATTAATCCAGATCCGAATGATAGAGAATATCATGAAGTTTGGCCCGGAGGAAGAACAAACCATTATTGGTTTGATATGAATAGAGATTGGTTACCTGTTCAATTGCCAGAATCTAAAGCAAGAATAGCATCATTTCATAAATGGTTACCAAATATTTTAACAGATCATCATGAAATGGGAACAAACTCAACGTTCTTTTTTCAGCCAGGAATTCCTAGTAGAACGAATCCGTTAACACCACAAATAAATCAAGATTTAACAAGGGAAATAGGAGCATATCATGCAAAAGCTTTTGATAAGATAGGTTCTATTTATTATTCAGAAGAAAGTTTTGATGACTTTTATTACGGAAAAGGATCAACATTTCCAGATATAAATGGAAGTATCGGAATTTTATTTGAACAAGGTAGTTCTCGCGGTCATGCACAAGAAAGTGAAAACGGGATATTAACATTTCCATTCACCATTCGTAATCAATTTACAGCTACTTTATCAACTTTAGAGGCAGCTAAGAACATGCGAGTAAAAATATTAAAGTACCAGCAAGACTTTTATAAGAACTCACGAAATTCAGGTGAAAATAAAGCAATTATTTTTGGTGATGAAAAAGATGCAGTAAAAACGTATCATTTAGCAAAGGTTTTAAAAAGACATAAAATTAAAATACATGAACTAAAAGAAGATTTTTCATCTAAAGGAAAAAAATTTAAAAAAGGGTATAGTTATGTTGTACCAATGAATCAGAAAAATAATCGATTGGTAAAAGCAATGTTCGATGTTCGAACAACTTTTAAAGATAGTTTGTTTTACGATGTTTCTGCATGGACATTTAATCATGCATTTGGAGTAGATTTTTCTGACAATATTTCATTGTCAAAAGCAGGAAAAGAGGTTGTTGAATTAAAGAAAAAAGAAGGAGTTATAAAGAATAGAAGTAGTGTAGGCTATTTGTTTTCTTGGAATGAATATGAAGCCCCAAAAGCATTAAATAGCATTTTAGTAAAAGGTTTGAGAGCAAAAGTAGCAATGAAGCAATTTATAAATGAAAATGAATCATTTGACTATGGAACAATTTTTATTCCTGCACAAAATCAAAAGTTAACAGAATTAGAGTTGTTTAATTTTTTAGATAAAATTGCTTTAGAAAATCATATTCAAATAAAAGGTGTTGCTACAGGATTAAATGATGGAATTGATTTAGGAAGTAGGAATTTTAGAGCAATAAAACCTCAAAAAGTAGCAATGCTAGTAGGTAATGGAATTACGAGTTATGATGCTGGTGAAATTTGGCATTTATTAGATCAACGTTTTAATATGAAACTAACAAAGTTAGATGTTTCATATGCATCGCGAATTAATTTGAGTAAATACACAACGATTATTGTACCAAATAGTTCTTCTATACATAAGAACTTAGAGGGTAAGTTAAAAAAATGGGTTCGTAACGGTGGAGTTTTAATAGGATATAGAAATGCAGTTAATTGGTTAGCCAATAAGAATTTTATTAATTTAAAATTTAATAAAACTAAGATTAATAAAATCGAAAATATTTCGTTTGAGAATAAAGGGTTACAATCAGGAGCACAAATAATTGGAGGTGCTATTTTTGAAGCAAATATTGATCGTTCACATCCTGTAAGTTTTGGGTATAAGAACGATAAAATAGCATTATTTAGAAACACGCGTCAGTTTATTCAATCTGATGTTAAGAGTTATAATAACCCAATTCAATATACAAACAATCCTTTGTTGAGTGGTTATATATCTAAAGAAAATTTAAACGAATTAAAAAATACAGTTCCGTTTAAAGTTGAAAGGTTAGGGGGTGGTAGAGTAATTGTTTTTACAGATAATACAAATTTTAGAGGTTTTTGGTTCGGTACAAATAAGTTGCTAATGAATTCAATATTTTTTGGAAGGATAATGTAA